In Mycoplasmopsis cynos, the following are encoded in one genomic region:
- a CDS encoding MAGa7180 family putative nuclease yields the protein MMKVARKYYNNVHYTIDWNNSVIILKPEFHKELLTFSKWTGFKKIGGSSVGDILIKGDIFKSEFKAYCHIAKIKMPVLSKKYINAGSILEPKIFDVLRSQFKNLEIQNYVAADVGYDYFSGIDDVISGVPDGYIPSKKTILEIKTAGEKKYDLWEKNGVDPSYRKQAQLYAYLMSKKLNCDVNKYAIVAAFLKEDEEAGINDYLNPEAVNLYQRRMKTYSFDVNKLEVAEDIKLVKEWYEHYTKSNTSPKFNRSTNADDLEYLACSNEQEWIELLEKWKAIGKADPDAMP from the coding sequence ATTATGAAAGTTGCTAGAAAATACTACAATAATGTTCATTATACAATTGATTGAAATAACTCAGTTATCATTTTAAAACCTGAATTTCATAAGGAATTGTTAACATTTTCAAAATGAACTGGATTTAAAAAAATTGGTGGTAGTTCAGTTGGGGATATTCTAATTAAAGGTGATATTTTTAAAAGTGAATTTAAAGCATATTGTCATATTGCTAAAATAAAAATGCCTGTTTTAAGTAAGAAATATATTAATGCTGGTTCAATTTTGGAGCCCAAAATTTTCGATGTACTTAGATCTCAATTTAAGAATTTAGAAATTCAAAATTATGTAGCTGCCGATGTTGGTTATGATTATTTTTCTGGGATTGATGATGTAATAAGTGGTGTACCTGATGGATATATTCCAAGTAAAAAAACTATTTTAGAAATTAAAACTGCTGGTGAAAAAAAATATGATTTATGAGAAAAAAATGGTGTAGATCCTTCTTATCGCAAGCAAGCACAATTGTATGCTTATTTAATGAGTAAAAAGCTTAATTGTGATGTGAACAAATATGCAATTGTCGCAGCTTTTTTAAAAGAGGATGAAGAAGCGGGAATTAATGATTATTTAAATCCAGAAGCTGTTAATCTATATCAAAGAAGAATGAAAACTTATTCTTTTGATGTGAATAAGCTTGAAGTAGCAGAAGATATAAAATTAGTAAAAGAATGATATGAACACTATACCAAAAGTAATACCTCGCCAAAATTTAATCGTAGCACCAATGCAGATGATTTAGAATATTTAGCATGTTCAAATGAGCAAGAGTGAA
- a CDS encoding PTS glucose transporter subunit IIA, which produces MSNCKKECQCKIVYGCVCGQKIPEKVIKLIEAFGGIENIKGFNCSVSELRYDLKNSDLIDEKLFLKLGAINVSIFSEINHVRVELKENAENVNTEIKKFAHLITKDSSEINKEDFKQTNATQCHASKTSKQVVLSPTSGKIVSLKELNDGIFSNNMVGEGVAILLEKDNKIVAPFDGKIILLTANKNQLIFSSKEHVEVVMVLGLNSYKLDGIGIEAKVKANQEVKAGEVLFELDLAKFENENIDKHIIICATESSLLNKIKNLSVDAKRGVELFELE; this is translated from the coding sequence ATGAGTAATTGTAAAAAAGAATGTCAATGTAAAATTGTTTATGGCTGTGTTTGCGGTCAAAAAATTCCTGAAAAGGTTATTAAATTAATTGAGGCTTTTGGAGGAATTGAAAATATAAAAGGATTTAATTGTAGCGTTTCAGAGCTTAGATATGATTTAAAAAATTCCGATTTAATAGATGAAAAGTTATTTTTAAAACTTGGTGCTATAAATGTTTCTATTTTTAGTGAAATAAACCACGTTAGAGTTGAGCTAAAAGAGAATGCAGAAAATGTAAATACAGAAATTAAAAAATTTGCACATTTAATAACCAAAGATTCATCAGAAATTAATAAAGAAGACTTTAAACAAACAAATGCAACTCAATGTCATGCTTCAAAAACATCTAAACAAGTTGTTTTAAGTCCGACATCAGGAAAAATTGTTTCATTAAAAGAATTAAATGATGGAATCTTTTCAAATAATATGGTTGGTGAAGGTGTTGCGATTTTACTTGAAAAAGATAACAAAATTGTTGCTCCTTTTGATGGTAAAATTATTTTATTAACCGCAAATAAAAATCAATTAATATTTAGTTCAAAAGAACATGTTGAAGTTGTTATGGTTCTTGGATTAAATAGTTATAAATTAGACGGAATTGGTATTGAAGCAAAAGTAAAAGCAAACCAAGAAGTTAAAGCTGGTGAAGTTTTATTTGAATTGGATCTTGCGAAATTTGAAAATGAAAATATTGATAAACACATTATAATTTGCGCTACTGAATCATCTTTATTGAATAAAATAAAAAATCTTTCAGTCGATGCTAAAAGAGGTGTTGAGTTATTTGAGCTTGAATAA
- a CDS encoding restriction endonuclease subunit S, producing the protein MIERITIKKLIETPQRGKTKRTSISNKGEFPIFSRRSLLNYVSEGYSNNYDFNGKYLILTANNEEKLEIYYYQGKFSVSNDCLVARIKNNDLLKSKFIYYWLETKVTKMQTKVNFKNNLFKYIKNLNIPIMQANFQNDIINVLDGFNNLIYEKIKSLNNHKNLEFTKEIFTLQRLTKLLKPGEKIQTKKFFEVVICDQDFSNIALLKRPKIINYIKKNESKINEIKCDNSKVRFICKNDIFNIKENKLVNEVLSDSIIFFNINEQIDFKYYQGKFIPGDINIIKSVDNNFLRHKYLYLLLTTNKVNIISNYFDKKQNKFNLDRLMDFEIFIPPLRIQDLLIKTMEKYFPIHIDILKILPKEIEKLMNNYHNYRDLLFLFDNEK; encoded by the coding sequence ATGATTGAGAGAATTACTATAAAAAAACTAATTGAAACACCTCAAAGAGGAAAAACAAAACGAACTTCCATTTCTAATAAGGGCGAATTTCCTATATTTTCAAGAAGAAGTTTATTAAACTATGTCAGTGAAGGTTATTCAAATAATTATGATTTTAATGGAAAATATTTAATTTTAACAGCAAATAATGAAGAAAAATTGGAAATTTATTATTATCAAGGAAAATTTTCAGTTTCTAATGATTGTTTAGTTGCTCGAATAAAAAATAATGACCTTCTAAAATCTAAATTTATTTATTATTGACTTGAAACAAAAGTGACTAAAATGCAAACAAAAGTAAATTTCAAAAACAACCTATTTAAATACATTAAAAACTTAAATATTCCAATTATGCAAGCAAATTTTCAAAATGACATTATTAATGTCTTAGATGGTTTTAATAATCTAATTTATGAAAAAATAAAATCATTAAATAATCACAAAAATCTAGAATTTACAAAAGAAATATTCACACTACAAAGATTAACAAAATTACTAAAACCAGGCGAAAAAATTCAAACTAAAAAATTTTTTGAAGTAGTTATATGTGATCAGGACTTTTCAAACATCGCTTTATTAAAAAGACCAAAAATTATAAATTACATAAAGAAAAATGAGTCAAAAATTAATGAAATTAAATGCGATAATTCAAAAGTAAGGTTTATTTGTAAAAATGATATCTTTAACATCAAAGAAAATAAATTAGTAAATGAAGTTTTAAGTGACTCAATAATTTTTTTTAACATAAATGAGCAAATAGATTTTAAATACTACCAAGGGAAATTTATTCCTGGTGATATTAATATAATTAAATCAGTAGATAATAATTTTTTAAGACATAAATATTTATATTTATTATTAACAACTAATAAAGTAAATATAATTTCTAATTATTTTGATAAAAAGCAAAATAAATTTAATTTAGATAGGCTTATGGATTTTGAAATATTTATTCCTCCTCTGAGAATACAAGATCTTTTGATAAAAACAATGGAAAAATATTTCCCTATACACATTGATATTTTGAAAATCCTACCAAAAGAAATTGAGAAGTTAATGAATAATTATCATAATTATAGAGATTTACTATTTTTATTTGATAATGAAAAATAA
- a CDS encoding PTS fructose transporter subunit IIABC, whose amino-acid sequence MQLRDLFHEDLIFLNKKSRTKKGVLKFFSDELFKKGYANSSSKVLNLFLNREEQGSTGIGDKIAMPHLGDDAILKSTLIFAKVDNLDWNSVDNQPVSFIFGIALSKDKRQAGHIEIIQKLSTLLINPNFVIELNNVTSKDEFLNVIKKYETIEDQKNEQVVKELTNQNHYDIVAVTACPTGIAHTFLAKEKLIEEAKKMNISIKVETQGTEGIQNKLTHEDILNAKGVLLATDREIEKDKFADATNVLEISTQKAIHDARTQIQALLDNKGKRLKIAKGQSSSSDGEMTFDGFAGKMRRSLMSGISHMLPFIVFGGILIALGFLIDIIIASSSGVDINSKNFLSTFGFGHPVAKIVFDLGKVGLSFAVPILAAYIAFSLVGRQGLLPGFVVGAISSGTLSGSYGFLKNAIASSGVADPDKFLGTGSGFIGGIFGAFFAAAMVIVFSKYIFGKLPKSLQGIKNILFIPLFGTLTIAVLFWIVNIALIFINLGLVLFLQIFENRRELAWILGLILGAMMAIDLGGPINKAAYIFGTLTIANGHSTISMAAVMASGMVPPLGISLSMFINKKLWTNEELESGKYSNILFGLSFISEGAIPYTGRNPKVLVPSNIIGGAVAGIVSAALGVNIIAPHGGIFVSFLARTDLFNDFALSAGLGIVFWILAIIIGAITQAGAIILFSHLNKKYPNWTKIFIKKKRA is encoded by the coding sequence ATGCAATTAAGAGATTTATTTCATGAAGATTTAATATTTTTAAATAAAAAATCTCGCACAAAAAAAGGTGTTTTAAAATTTTTCTCAGATGAATTATTTAAAAAAGGTTATGCAAATAGCTCATCTAAAGTTTTAAATTTATTTCTAAATAGAGAAGAACAAGGTTCAACTGGTATTGGCGATAAAATTGCAATGCCTCATTTGGGCGATGATGCAATTTTAAAAAGTACTTTAATATTCGCAAAAGTAGATAATTTAGATTGAAACTCAGTTGATAATCAACCTGTTTCTTTTATTTTCGGTATTGCTTTATCAAAAGATAAAAGACAAGCAGGGCACATTGAAATTATTCAAAAACTTTCGACTTTATTAATCAATCCTAACTTTGTCATTGAGCTTAATAATGTCACAAGTAAAGATGAATTTTTAAATGTTATTAAAAAATATGAAACAATTGAAGATCAAAAAAATGAACAAGTAGTAAAAGAGCTGACTAATCAAAACCATTATGATATAGTCGCTGTCACAGCGTGTCCAACTGGAATAGCTCATACTTTCTTAGCTAAAGAAAAATTAATTGAAGAAGCTAAGAAAATGAATATTTCCATTAAGGTTGAAACTCAAGGAACAGAAGGAATTCAAAATAAGCTTACACATGAAGATATTTTAAACGCAAAAGGTGTTTTATTAGCAACTGATCGTGAAATTGAAAAAGATAAATTCGCCGACGCTACCAATGTTTTAGAAATTTCAACTCAAAAAGCTATTCATGATGCTAGAACACAAATTCAAGCACTTTTAGATAATAAAGGTAAAAGACTAAAAATAGCAAAAGGACAATCCTCTTCTTCAGATGGTGAAATGACATTTGATGGTTTTGCTGGTAAAATGCGTCGTTCATTAATGTCTGGTATTTCACATATGCTTCCATTTATTGTTTTCGGAGGTATATTAATAGCATTAGGATTTTTAATTGACATTATTATTGCATCAAGTTCAGGTGTTGATATTAATTCAAAAAACTTCCTAAGCACATTTGGATTTGGGCATCCAGTAGCAAAAATTGTTTTCGATTTAGGAAAAGTAGGCCTTAGTTTTGCTGTTCCGATTTTGGCAGCTTATATTGCTTTTTCACTTGTGGGTAGACAAGGATTGCTGCCAGGATTTGTGGTTGGAGCAATATCGAGCGGTACATTAAGTGGATCATATGGATTTTTAAAAAATGCAATTGCTAGCTCTGGTGTTGCAGATCCTGATAAATTCTTAGGAACTGGATCAGGATTTATTGGTGGAATTTTTGGTGCATTCTTTGCTGCTGCAATGGTAATTGTGTTTTCAAAATATATTTTTGGAAAATTACCAAAATCATTGCAAGGAATTAAAAACATTTTATTTATTCCGCTTTTCGGGACATTAACAATTGCTGTTTTATTTTGAATAGTTAATATTGCTTTAATTTTTATTAATCTTGGATTAGTTTTATTCTTACAAATTTTTGAAAATAGAAGAGAATTAGCTTGAATACTCGGTTTAATTCTTGGTGCTATGATGGCAATTGACCTTGGTGGACCAATTAATAAAGCGGCTTATATCTTTGGTACCTTAACTATCGCAAATGGTCATTCAACTATTTCGATGGCGGCTGTTATGGCTTCTGGTATGGTGCCTCCACTAGGAATTTCATTATCAATGTTTATTAATAAAAAATTATGAACCAATGAAGAACTTGAATCAGGAAAATACTCAAATATTTTATTTGGTCTATCATTCATTTCGGAAGGAGCAATTCCATATACAGGTAGAAACCCAAAAGTATTAGTTCCTTCAAACATTATAGGTGGGGCTGTTGCAGGGATTGTCTCTGCTGCATTAGGAGTTAATATTATTGCTCCCCATGGTGGAATATTTGTTAGCTTTTTAGCTAGAACTGACTTATTTAATGACTTTGCACTTAGCGCTGGTTTAGGAATAGTATTTTGAATTTTAGCAATTATTATTGGGGCTATTACACAAGCAGGGGCAATTATATTGTTTAGTCACTTAAATAAAAAATATCCAAATTGAACAAAAATATTTATTAAAAAGAAAAGAGCATAA
- a CDS encoding PfkB family carbohydrate kinase, whose product MIYTLTLSPSVDLLIKSDDFELEKVNRYHDFEILPGGKGLNASIVLKRHNFDNVGISLFDSNTFLTFTKLFNDEKVNIHNINASSKTRINIKYYGNKESFELNGPKTILNDQIKSKIINKLKNLVSDDIVFIMGISDELFLKEILLLLNQNNVKFILDIDTPNLKDFLVFEPFLIKPNLDELKKNFNFSINNEKELINCMKTLQNFGAKNIIVSMDKNGSYLLTESNKLYKASILKKVDVISATAAGDTMVSIFAANYLKTNNAAESLKLASSAAAGTVNSRWLGDSLKTKKFLSYINVEEL is encoded by the coding sequence ATGATTTATACTTTAACATTATCTCCCTCTGTTGATTTATTAATAAAGTCAGATGATTTTGAATTAGAAAAAGTAAATAGATATCATGATTTTGAAATTCTTCCTGGTGGAAAAGGATTAAATGCTTCAATAGTATTAAAAAGACATAACTTTGATAATGTTGGAATTTCATTATTTGATTCAAACACTTTCTTAACTTTTACTAAACTTTTTAATGATGAAAAAGTTAATATTCATAACATTAATGCATCATCAAAAACTAGAATAAACATAAAATATTATGGAAATAAAGAAAGTTTTGAGCTTAACGGACCTAAAACTATTTTAAATGATCAAATTAAGTCAAAAATTATAAATAAACTTAAAAACTTAGTATCAGATGATATTGTTTTTATAATGGGAATTAGTGACGAACTTTTTTTAAAGGAAATTCTTTTATTATTAAATCAAAATAATGTCAAATTCATTTTAGATATCGACACTCCTAACCTTAAAGATTTTCTAGTTTTTGAGCCTTTTTTGATTAAACCCAATCTAGATGAATTGAAAAAGAATTTTAATTTTAGTATTAATAATGAAAAAGAACTTATCAATTGTATGAAAACTCTTCAAAATTTTGGAGCAAAAAACATAATCGTATCTATGGATAAAAATGGTTCATATTTATTAACAGAATCAAACAAATTATATAAAGCTTCAATTCTCAAAAAAGTTGATGTTATTTCTGCTACCGCTGCTGGTGATACTATGGTTTCCATATTTGCTGCTAATTATTTAAAAACAAATAATGCTGCTGAATCATTAAAACTAGCTAGTTCAGCAGCCGCTGGTACAGTTAATTCACGTTGATTAGGAGATTCATTAAAAACTAAAAAGTTTTTAAGTTATATTAATGTTGAAGAATTATAA